Genomic segment of Drosophila simulans strain w501 chromosome 2R, Prin_Dsim_3.1, whole genome shotgun sequence:
AGGCTATCAGATGGTGCTGCGTGGCATGGGCCACCTGCTGCGACAGCGTGATGATTTCATTCGCGTTGCTGGTGCGATACTAAGGGGTTAAGCGGGGGTATCATGGGTTAATCTCACACGAACAAAGGGCGCGCCACGAGCAAATGACTATGAATATAAGACGGACAAACTGGCATAGGAGAACCTTCTTAAGCACTTAAATGGTTTTGACTTATTAAATCTGTCTGCTTGAAAAAAACTTGATTTGAAggcatttgtttttagttaaaCGGCTTCGCAACGTTAATATTTACTCAGCTTTAATTTCAGTTAACTTAAATATCGTTTTCCTTGAGAAAATAGTCCGCGGCTTAAAGTGGCTCCCTACTTGCAGTTCTTAATTATATTCCAGCCCAATGGGCGTACTTACATCATCCGCATCGCTGGACACGGTGGTTAGTTCGGTGCCCGCATGGCTTTTGTTGTCGTAGTTGCTGGTGCTGAACTCGGTTTCCTCGCGCGTAATGGCCAAACTGGCGAAGTCCACGGCAATGGCGGCCATCGATCTGGCCACCGCGCCCTCCGATCCCGCCACCACATTGGCCGTGTTCGTGTTGCGGCCAAAACATATACGCATCCGCTTGCGGGTGCGTCGCTGCAACTGTCCGCCCGTCCCGTCGCCGTCCACTGGGGTCCGCTCGCCCGCCTCCAAACGCTTCCGCTCCGCCCGCCGCTTGCCGCGCTCCTTCTTCAGCTCCCGCACCGCCGAATCGCACTGCTCGATGATcgataaaattaaatgtgtgcGAAAGGCAAGTACTTAATTTATGGGTAATGTTTGTTTACGAACTTGATGAGAACTGTTCGGGGAAGCACATTTGGCTTGTGTCTTGTcaacgaaatgaaaacaaatcaaatgcattATGCGAAATTCTCAACGTTCCTTTGGGCTTAGTTGTTCTAGGTACACTGagaatattataatatatatttcccttCTTTTGTGAAAACTGCCTTAAATAACTTGtgttaaaaactaaaaatatcgTTCTATAAATAGCCAAccaattaaaaccaattatttaaataaaaagaatctCCTTAAGAATCTTTCCTTCAGAATAGTAATTtcgtattatattattattttccaattgctAATGAATTATTAACAGTGTATTTATCTGCCCCTAAAACATCGCCACACATTGGGGTGATCATAAATCTCGGttggcatttgtttggctttcgcgGCAGCGGCTCGCTTCGAGTGCTCACTTGGGCATGCTAATGAGCAGCTGAGGACTGAGTACTGAGGACTTCCCCCGACCACCAACCGCCGACCACCCGCTaaagccacgccccctttctCTTTATTGTTTCTGTTAATGACACACTCATTATGGCAGGCAAGCAAATACACTTCTCGAACAGCAGCCTCAACATCCactcagccagccagccaaaaaaaaagaaagaatagTATAGAAGGGATGTGATGGAATAGAATAGCAGCAAGCTTGTGGAACATGTATGTTTATTTGTGCCActgggcgtatgagtaatttttcCACTCTTCTCCATGGGAGGCTGGCTAAGTGGACACTTGGCATTTATCACTCGCATTTTGTGAGGCACTTAGCTCTAACTGAGATTGCCTTGTCATTGATTAACTTACGTCAGTCTCGGTTAGTGTGACATTGAATGACTTCTGGGCACGTCGCTGGATGCGCTTCCTGGCAATAATGTAGATTTTCCAATACAGAAACAGAATCACCAGCAGCGGCACATAGAAGGTGCAACAGGTGGCAAATATCTATTGGATGAAGAAAGAAACCCAAACTATTTATTACAATCAATTAAGTTATGTACCATTGTATagttataatataaaattgtacCTCTTACTACTAGATTTTATTTAGCTGTATTCTATATATtatgttttcaaaattaaagcACTTTAAATGAAGATAGTTCTCGTTCACAATTGAGTGAATCACAGAACGAACCTAATGAATGATTCCATACCTAGTCCAGGTATCTAAGAACTCCCCACACTGCAAATTACGGCAATCAGGGTTGCTCACCTGATAGCCCACATCCTGCGACACCATGCAGTGCTGCTCCTCGATGCGCTTCATGTAATCCGGATCCTTCCAGCCAAATTGTGGGGCCAAGGAAACAATCAGCGCCGCAAACCAAACGCAGAAAATCATGAGGAATACGCGTCGCGGTGTCCGCAGATTGTTGTAGTCGATATTGGTCACGGTCCAATATCTGTAACGGAAGGAGGAAGGACGTCCAAATTGCCATCTGTCGCACCGGGAAAGagctgactggctgactgaatGGCAGCACTCACCTGTCCGCCGCAATGGCCACCAGGTGCAGTATGGATGCTGTGCAGCAAAGGACATCGCAAGACGTCCAAATGTCGCACAGTTCCGGTCCCAATATCCATCCATTACTTATCTGCCGGCGCACAGATTTCATCGAGCAGTCGGGGGAGGCGAAAAGAAAAAGGGGAGAGAAAGGAGTGACTTTTAGCAACACATTGTTTGCCTGCGATGATGCAATTGAAACAATTAGTCGCCCAGCAAACGAGCTTGCCCTGGGCCAGTGTCAACTCTTTGGCGcctaatttcatttgccagcaTTCCTGCTCAAGTTTCCATTAGGGTAATCGAGTTGGTTCTGCCATACCAGTGGCAGTACACAGAAATAAACACTTTAAATGCCCTAAAATATTCTAGtattaaatcaataatataaCTGCTCATTAATAACAGGTagtaaaaaaacaaaaactaccAACAGTAGTATTTATACAATGAATTGAAAACGTGTGGATTTCAGATggattttcttcttttttttgtattttcaaaatttaatagcgaattatttctttctgtgcactATGAAAGAGAAGAAGTACTTACCTCGTAGACGGCGCCAAGCGGCATGACAAGACAGGCAACAAATAAATCAGCCACTGCCAGAGATGCAACCAAATAATTGGCAACATTCTGCAAGTTTCTCTCGAGTATAATGGCGGCAATTACGAATACGTTGCCTGTGGATAGTTTAATATAAGACAGGAGACCCATCAGAAAGCgataaattgataaattgatATATTAAGTGAAGCGGTAAATGCCGCACTAAGTTTTCCATTTGAGTGCCAATGAATGGGTAAGCAAATTCGAATGCAGTTCATTGGAAACCTTGAGTGGCCATAGTCATTAACTTTAGTGTGTTCGTTTTTGGCAAATGGGAGATGGGCGATGAACGATGGAAAACTTTCCACGGAGACGTGCAAAATCAATCAGTGGCAAAGGCTTCGTGTCAAAGGAGTCTTCATTTTCCGGCCTAATTGCAGGCAATCGTGCATGTGCCGCACTTCCCCCACTCCGCACTCGCTTGCTCTCCGCTCACCATCCCACCACTGGGATGCAAATGAGAACTGGATGGGTGCTCCAAGCtccatcatcgccatcatcattgTCGTTGCTTGCTTTGATTAAGCGCATGCAACTTGGCAAATTGTAATTGCCGCACTGCCACCTCATCTCATCCATCCCCTTCTTTGCCAGCGCAGCCACAGTGACGCCAGTACCTCGTCCAGACCCCCACTCTTCACCCCCTTTGGAGCACCAAACCTGGGACACTGGAGCTGCTGAGACAGCGAGCTTGTCTGCAGGTTGTCAAAACGTTTTGTCGTCGCTTGGCCCCTGCCAGAAAATGCATTGCAATGTTGCTCATACGACGTGTGTTCCCAGCGCTAGactaatgtgtgtgtgtgctggcacAGAGCAAAATGCTTATGAAATTGGTGATTAGTTAGGTATTGCTTTATGTCAAAACCCCTGCTCCCTTCAATCCTTGCAGATATTAAAACCTTATTTGAAACTTGAGCTTTCAAAGAAAATGTCTGGGAATAAATTGGGTAATTATGTCCTTTGAATAAATGGCTTTGCCATGCCAAACATGATATGCGGACATGCCCGTAATTACTGTTGCAAATTTAGTAATTGTTTTCTCGCTTTCGAATTATGATATGAATTCATAGGAAAGCCACTTAATTACTAGGTTTGTGGCAAGCGTGGAATGTGATATTTTCACTTGAAGTAAAAcgtaattaatgcaaaattagtatggttttcattttacttttttaccAATTTGATATGTTTCTAGTACGCTTTAAAGGTACCTTTCTAGGTGTTTAAAACAGCTTGGATCTactgaacattttttttcgctgtaTAATAACACCTCCATCACatcgtgtgccaaaaagtgtgtgtgtgtgctcgtcgtaatttgcatttgacgCCTTGGCGCCATTTTAATAGCTTTTCACGTGCCGCGGCAAACACTTTTTGGAAACTTTTCCTCGTTTTTCCTTCCCTTTTTCGCAGGCATCTTTGCGGCGCGCTTAACTCAAAGAACTCCTCGTACATCATCTAGCCAACCAAAACAATCAACCACCCCTGAGCACCCGACAACCATCTTTCGAGGTATTCCAAAGGCCCATTTCTTAGAGCAAACGGCTGCAAATCATCTCTGTAAGcccaaaaatcaataaaaatctTCCAAGAGGGCGCAATAAAAATCTTCTGCATCATAAATTTTACTTCATTTACAGTTCAGTTTTTGTCGGCGATATGGAAACTTTTCGCAGCCATATCCCCACGGCATAAATTCGAGGATAATTTAATGTCCATGCCCCCCAACTTCCCCCCGACATTTTCGCTttggtaatttaaatttggatttggttttgattAAGTACTTGCCTATGATGGTGACGAGTATCATGAGTCCCAGCACCACGGCCATGGCGATCATTTTGACCAATAGCCAAAACTCGACCGCCGCCCGCTGTTGTTCGTCATCGACCAGGTCGAAAGTGTTGCTGTTTCCATTGCCGTTTTCGCTGCGATTCCAGACGATTTGGCTGAGATTGCTGGTCGTGTCCACCAGCTGGGTGAGATTGCCATTCAGCTCGATGAAGAGGCTCTCGTTGAGCAAAATGGCTGGCAGTTCTATTTCCAAAATGCTCGCTGGGACATCGTCATCGCCGGCAGCCATTGCTGTTGTCACAGTTTTCAGCATCTcgcttgtatatatatgtatatgtatatccgGCTATATATTTCTGTATGTACGGTAAGACTGTATATGAATCTGGGTTGGGGGCGTGTCAATGTGTGTGACTACAGCCGGAtggcttgctgctgctgctgcttttgatgttgctgccgtcgcagctgttgctgttgactgtgttgctgctgatgttgctgctgttgctgctgctgctgctgctgctgttgctggcgtgCTTGTCGTTcgtgttgctgccgttgttgcgGGTGATAAAGCGCCTTAATCGTGCTTGCCAAGCACTTAACACGTAAACTGCAAAACATAGGGCGGTGCGAGAGTCAATGGAGAGTCAGAGATGAATGGCAAACAATGGTGGAAAAGTCTatggaaaacaagaaataaaagccTTAGACGAAATCATAATGTGTGCCCGCCCTAAAATAACACAATTCCCCTCTATATTTCCCATTTGCCCAAGTGAAGCCGGGCTGGCGTTCGTATTAAGACCACACCGTGATAAATGATGCTCGTCTGGACGCGCTCAGTTTACCTTCAGATTCCACcaattaattaatcatttcAATCGGGCGAACTCGTTCACAGGGTTTTTACAAGCTGCCAACCCACTGTAAGCCGGCCCCTTGACCCCAGGATCCTTATCTCGATTGGAGCTGGGAAAATCCGCCACACTTTTAAAATCGTGCTTGAATGAttctttaacaaattgaatttaaacaaGTAGTACGTTTAgtattctaaaataaaatgaatttttaagttagtataaatactttaaaatctttaaatatataaaaatatttaatcattCTGAAATTTTATGGCACATAAACTGCCAGTCAGAATTTGACATTTTATCATTTagcttttattgattttcgtcTGGCTTTAATCTATAACCTACATATTGTTATctcccaaaaatatatttcaatctCAGTACTCAAGGTTGCATAATTATTTTGGATATCCACTTATTTCTGATCGATATTGTTTTTCGCGGTGTGCTATTAATATTTCCCTTTTGCTGACGCTGTTTGTGCTATCAGCTTGTTTTGCTCAGTTCTATTCAAAATGTTGGCGCTAACACTTGTATTTGCGATGCAGTTGCTTCTGCTGATTTCGGTGCTACTGCTGCTTCCACTGCCCGGATTTTCGAGAGAACTAAGGCAACCTTATAGATACGACAGATACGACGGTAATCCTGGCCAAAACCAACCACGGAATTTGGAGCGGAACTGATATGCATAACTAAAATGGGTTGCAAAAGAAACACAATAAACTAGCGTAACACGAAGGCATCTGCATTCCTGCTTAATTCACTTACGTATAGTCGTAGCTGGGGGCTTGGATGCCACTTGGCCTTTGTGGCGCCCAACACATATGCCCTGACCTTTGTCTGTGTCAAGGTGTGTCCCCATGTGAAGGCAGTTAAGCAGTCTGAGGCGAACACTCGGGTCAACCAACACCTGAACGACTGCGAAGGCAGCCTGATGGATTGCAGTCGGGCGGAAGTCTCCATCTCCGTTTGCAGTCGAATTCGCGAGAACGCTTCGCACAACCCTCGCTGAATAGTGGCTGCCTTTCGGTTTTGCCTTTTCCCGTAGACTAAAACGCTAATGGGAGGCACCGGAAACGGAAGGAGGGCCGTGCGATGCGCTCGAGCAGCTCATGtgtgagaaatattttcatagtCAAGGTAATCGTCATCCTTTTCAGAGGATTTCTTGGCACGCCAGCGTAAGCTGCTAATAATAAAAGCACTATAAATGTTGCTGCGGTTTGGAGTTCAAGGCTCACATCCAAATGctttgataataaaaaaaataatctatatatattttgtgcagCCTTAAAGTATGCTGAATTTGATTTAACACATATTGTTTATGAAAAACCAATCAATCCGCAACATAAATTGTCTCCTCTGGGTATTTGGCGGGGTATCTTGAGGTCGCCACCCTGGGCCACATCtttctgcattttaattatgaaagCGAGTCTCACAGACCCAttcatttttctatttttttttgtttttgttatgtAACAAGGTCGTGTACATGAATTACATTCGCCATACACAGTGGGTggagtgaaaaaaaaagatgtgCTAACGTTTGCAACAAAATTCCCTCTAGGGGATAGTCGAAAAAAATCAaggagaaaaaggaaaatcgcGTCGGGCTGCGGTGGCTTTTCCTCCTCCCGCCCCCTTTCCATTCAACGAATCTGATACAGAATATGCCTCGAAGGCTTAACTCTTTCCCcacaacccacacacacacacacacacacccttGAATTAATTCATactctaataaatatacaaaaagttCTGCTGAATGTCTGCTGCTGGCAGTGCTCTTTCTTTTTCCACTTGTGTCAGCGTAATCTTTTAGCAGCCTTTTGGTCATGATCACCAGAATGACTCGTACAATATACCAATTAGCAGAGGGGTGGGGGTGATGGTAGGGCACACATATGTCTGTGTGGATATGAACAAACCGAATGGGGTCATAACTCAGTTAGCGACTGAGTGGAAACAATGGATTGGCTACCAAACAAAGACACCGAGTTCATGGCTGCCAACTTTATGAAGATGATTGGACGACAGCAATTTGCACTCAAGTTACCAACTTGCCGGCGGAAAGTTTTCCCTAATGCAGTTGCCTAATTGCACTCCCAACCCGCCACCCAGTGCTCCATATCTGGGAACTTGATTAAGTTCGGAACCAATAAACCAGCGCCACATCCCCTCagcccaaaagccaaaagaataGTGCAATTCAGAAGGGAAACCAACCTGGAAAGAAgctggaaataaataaaagtagaaGTCCTAGACATTCAACCGTAACGGAAAgcacaaacaaacgaaaatgcACAAAATTCCCCCAGCGATTTTCGTCGAACAAAGTGCACTCGCAGCCGTTGTcggtatgtatgtatgcaggTAGTTCCCTGCTGCTGGCCTTGTGGAATGAAATTCGTATTCATTATACTCACACATAAGCATAATTATGtcctttcattttcatttcgcccGCTTCATTAGCGACGCTCTGCCGCAGGTAGATTCgtcaacataaatatttatgccggGTTGTGACAACGATGACGACAGCACTGGCGACCACCAAGGATATGAAGCTGCTCCAGCTGATAAAGATGATTATGATGTTCCCCAGCTCCGGAGGacctctcacacacacacacaaacacgctCACGCACGCAGGGATACAGCTTCCGTTTGGCGTTGTTTGTGTGCGCGCCTATGGTTGATTtgtatttatcttttttttacatttagtACTCagtctcgttttttttttttgttctgttcgCCCCGCTAATTATGCGGGTCTTGGTTATTCAATTAGGCGGAATAAAAAGGTTAGTAATAACTCGCGTTTATAAGGACTTCACTTAACATTTAAACAGCTTTTAATACCCGTTTTTTAGCGTTCTGAGTTCAGTGTTTTGATTACGGCTTTCAGTCTTCGGCGTTGAGTGTTTCGAATATgaattatttgaataattttcaGATTTTATGCTCGGCGCTTTTCCTTAAACGTTTCGGCAGACGCGTCGCGTCTTCAGCGTAACTATTGACAAACTGCTTCAATGTGGCCGTTTTGAAGTAGATGGAATCGCCGAAAACCAGCTGATTTCCTGTAGACTTTTCCAACGCAGGCGCCTCAGAACGCTCTCTTATACGCAAATTCTGGCAAGTCTCCATTTAAGAGAAATCGCttttcgaaatcgaaaatcagCGCTCTTTGCTGCCTGTTGAGTTTCGACGAGTACGAGTAGTCAACgcaattatttcatttttttttttggaaattagagccgaggaaaatgcgaaaatccTCGGTTCACGATTTTCTGCCCCAGTGCGTTTCCCGCTAATGGatgcaaacaaaacgcaaTGGCGAACAATGCAGGCAGACCAGGACCACAGGTCCTTGGGTTGGTCCAGCTCCGATTTTAATATATCTAATGCACGTTCCAGGGCGGCTAATGCGCATTAGGCCTTTGTCCTGGTTATTGGCAGTTTCGATAGGTTCGCCCTTCTTTGCCGACGTCAATTTGATGGCCATTTCTATGCAGCGACCGTAATGCGCAACATTCCGGAGCTCTCGAGTTGGCCAAACTGCTTAGGCGTTTGCCTTTTGACTTCCGCTGTATCGCCTTTTGTTGGCtgccgagcagcagcaggaacaggacTCGGACTTTGGCcaggatcaggagcagcagcagtccggGCAGCATCGTAAATTAGCAGCGGTTTATTGCCAGTACGTGACATTTTGGCCCCGTTCCGGCGTCTGTATTTTCCTTGGCAATAATTACGGCCTTCATTTATTTGCCTGCTCGGGTTTTCCCCGGTTTTCCTGCTTTTTCCTGGCTTTTGTGGCTTGCGGCTTCGTGGCATCGAGTCTTGCCTACCGTATTTGTTTAACAATATAACATTGATTGTTGCAATTGCTTGgccattgcgcatacgacgcGTGGGCCCTGATTGAAGCCGCACATCTTGTGGCATTAGAACCGCAGGgattgcaatttatttctATGACCGGAACTATCTTAATGTGCGCTCAACTAACAATCTTGCTACTTTTGCGATACCCTCGAGTTGCgcacatttaatatttttaagcatcATACTAATGAGCCAGAAACTTTAACCGTACACGCTACGTCCTTCGGAGCAGCCAGCACGTAAAACTCCCATTGTGTGGACCCCCTTTCCCGAATCGAGTTTATGCGTGGGTGCTGGGGAGCGTTAAGCATTTTCCAGTGCGTGACATGCGGCCCCTCTTCGAGTTGTATCAATACACAAAGCGAAAAACTATGTCATTCTTGAAATAACAGCTGCTTTTAACAAACTTTATGCAGAAAGCAAAAGAatctttgtttatattttatagacCATTAAACCTTTTTAAGGAAttaatttatcatttttaacAGTGCAAAATGACAGCGGGATATGGCAAGGACGCAATGCAACTGCACAGGCGAAGGTTGTTGACTTTCCTCAATGCGTGTGTCATTGtttcaaatggcaaaaagttaagCGAAAATCTCAAATAATTTGCCATTATAAATGGCAACCAgataagcagcagcagcatgttTTGGATTGGGGGAAAACCGAAGAGCAACTAAGGTTTGGCAGCATCATCACTTCATCGAGGTTGCCACTTTTATGGGCGGGTGCAATAAACTTGCTTCGTCACCATGCttaacataataattataataaaaacaattttttcgcattttacgaGACGCATAAAATTGTAGCATATTCTCCGGCAGACGGGctgaccaaaaaaaaaaaagccaaaaacatgCGAGTAGAAAGGAATTTACTGATGAATTGCGGTTTAGTTTTATGAGATGCTGCGACAGGATACACGATATGTGTACGTATAGTACACACAATACACACATTCAAGGGCACGTTGTGTGCGTAAGTCCTTGAGCTGTCAATATGAGACGGTTTTATGAGGAGCCAGGAAGAAAGCCGCGGTGCTATGTCAACATTTTATGCGTCTTtaatgctttgttttgttaataAAATCGACAAGAGTCGAGACGTTCGCTTCGTTACGACAGGCGTCACTCCACCCCGGcgttttatataattttaatgtgcgCACTTTGACACTTTTAATGAATCCCAAACATTAATTTTCTTAATGAGCGCGCTCATTTAAAGCCCGGCTCCTAAAGCATCCCGTTGACAAATGCCCGGCAGGCCATTATTAAAGGAAGTCTACTGCAGTGGCAGTGAGAATGGCACTAGGATCaggagtgggaatgggaatgggaatgggaataaGAATGACAATGGCCCGGCAATTTCCTCCGCCAGCTTAATGAAGTTTGAACCGAAAGCCATTGGCCCACTGGTCCGGCATCCGCCGTCCGGGCAGCAGGacaaacatacacacatgaCTGACACTGTCCGGCTTAATGAGCCGCACTAAATTCACACGAAACTTTCCGGCCAAAAGGGATCTGTCTCTTTTGGATTTTTCCTGGGCAATGAAAGCGTGTGGCAACTATTTATCGCCGCTGCCGGACAAATGTTCTACACTCGGTCGACTGGCAGGAATTTATTGACACACTCAATCGAACGCTTTGATCGTAATCCCTTATCCAACAGAGGAAACCCCCATTCCCTGGCAAAGCCCCGTCGGAAAAGTTAAGTCAAGTTTTCctccatttgtttgtttgttgttcttcgTTTTTGGGCTTTTGTTGCCAAAAGTTGCGGTCAGACTTTTGGGGGTCAAGtgaaaatgttatttactTCCATTTAGATTGTTTATGTTGCACTGCCAGCGAATGTAAAACTTATGGCTATCTATTCGAGGGAATGATTAATAATTCTGTTGATCGCCGGAGTCAACTATATCATTGATCTCATAGTAGAAATCCGGCTCGATGGAGAGTACGCTTTCTGGCGGAGCTGAAGGTCCGGGAAAGTCTTGCATGAGGAAAATGCTGGAATCGAGATTTTCCTCTTCGGGTGCTGTGGGTGCTATCTCCTGGCTGGACAGGGATCCCTCCTCCTCGAGCTGAGCCAGTTTTAAAGTGGCTTTGCGATTTAATTCCTCCATTTCACGATCGCTTTCTAGCTTTCTCTGTTCCAAGTGCGCCTGCTCCTCCTGATTCCTTGCTAGCAACTCCGCCTCATCCTTTTGAGCAGCTCTTTTGGCTGACTCTGGATCGAATTTGcaatcattttccatttcatccTCGGGGTATTGGCTCTCTAGCTCCAAGCCACACATAACATAAATCATGGCCAGCAACGACAGTCCAATGTAAGCTACGAGCATAAATTTACGGTGTATTTCAGCTTAACATTTTAGCATGGAAGTCGAAAAGAAACTCACCATCGATTATAATATTGCAAACGTGGTACAACTTACTTTCGGCTAGCCAAAACTCATCTACGTTGTAATATATGTGATGCACTCGGAATATTAAAAGGGCACCAGTCTCGCACATCCAGTAGAAGACCGAGATACTTTCCCTTTTCACAATTCTCATCATGGCGATCACATTGAACATCATGTTGAATCCGTACAACAAAACCCACTTGATGGTATAATCTAGGCAGTTTTAAGAGTTTTATAAGTACATTCCTGGACACAAGGAACTGGACACAAGGAACTTACTGTTGAGGGATCTGACGAGTTCCACTGCCCAAAATTGAAAGAGGAAAAAGGAGTACACAATATTCATGCAACCAATGGCTAAGCCCCAATCCGCCCGATTCATAAGGCACCGGCACATCATAAATTTCACATAAGCTGCGTCCATTTTATACAAATGCCACAAATTGACTGGCAGTCGGGCAAAACAACTTCCCAAACAACATGAAAGTTTTCTGGAATTCGGTTATCGCTCActgaaaaatgcataattggGTCTAAATTCCCAATGGCTTATGGCAGCTGCGTACATTCAAAAAAGTGTGAGTGTAAAATGTATGTGAAttctattaatttaattaagcagtacaaattaaaatagacaatcaaaaattttgacatatgaaaatattattttattatgatGTATATGTTTTGGTTagtttattttcatattatttagaATTCTGTGACATAACTatttcaattggaaattttaCAAGCACGTTCTAGCATTAAAtgatattattattgtatatCTAATATTTTGTGGTTCCTAAACCcattttcttttacttttttgtgccatttttttcGTTTGAGTGTAGCAAAGGGACCCCAGTTGCCATAAAACCCAGCCATATAAGTTTCGCTTTCAACGCTCCTGTCCGTagtgaaatcaaaaattaaaactgcaAAATTTCACCGAGAGCAAGAAAAGTTCATTTGCGCTCTTTGTGCTTACTTAATCCATAAACtggtgcgtatgtgtgtgtgtgtacgtgaCATGGGGGGAGGGTGCAGTGATATATGGTTGGAAAGGGGGTATTTCCCCTTTGGGGCACTTGAAGCCAACGTGACAACATAAAACGCAGCAGCTTCGCCTTTTTATGCGCCAGctagaacaacaacaaaacttGTTGTGAAATATTAGAGAGTACGATATGAAAATGCAAACCGCAGTAACCAACAAGAGTCCTATATAGATGTTTCTGTTTATGTTCGTGCGGTgcagctgtgtgcgtgtgtgtgcgtgtgcatgtgcatgtgcgtgtgtAGTGGAaagttgagttgagttcagttcagttcagtttagttaactgcagctgcagcatcaTCGTACGTACTTGAttgctctgctgctgctgctagctGGTTGCAGTTTTTGGCCCAAACCAATGAACCACATAATGTGGCTTAcccacacacccgcacacacacacatatgaagcactcacacgcacacggaCTTCAAGTAAGCgtgtaaattatttgaattatttatgagcggcagcagcagccgaaatatgcaaaaagctTAAAGCCGTCGGTCCTCTGATATGGCATCTGTAAACTATGCACTTACTCAgcaccaaaatcaaaatcgcTTCAAGTGATGCAATGCACTGAGGGAAATTGGTATTACTTCGTGATATGAACATAACGATAAAAGATAAGGTATCAGGAAAATATTACTGGTGATGAAGC
This window contains:
- the LOC6735208 gene encoding 5-hydroxytryptamine receptor 2B isoform X2 produces the protein MLMCNVFVIAAIILERNLQNVANYLVASLAVADLFVACLVMPLGAVYEISNGWILGPELCDIWTSCDVLCCTASILHLVAIAADRYWTVTNIDYNNLRTPRRVFLMIFCVWFAALIVSLAPQFGWKDPDYMKRIEEQHCMVSQDVGYQIFATCCTFYVPLLVILFLYWKIYIIARKRIQRRAQKSFNVTLTETDCDSAVRELKKERGKRRAERKRLEAGERTPVDGDGTGGQLQRRTRKRMRICFGRNTNTANVVAGSEGAVARSMAAIAVDFASLAITREETEFSTSNYDNKSHAGTELTTVSSDADDYRTSNANEIITLSQQVAHATQHHLIASHLNAITPLAQSIAMGGVGCLTTTSPSEKALSGAGTVGGAVAGGSGSGSGEEGAGTEGKNAGVGLGGVLASIANPHQKLAKRRQLLEAKRERKAAQTLAIITGAFVICWLPFFVMALTMSLCKECEIHTAVASLFLWLGYFNSTLNPVIYTIFNPEFRRAFKRILFGRKAAARARSAKI
- the LOC6735210 gene encoding uncharacterized protein LOC6735210 translates to MDAAYVKFMMCRCLMNRADWGLAIGCMNIVYSFFLFQFWAVELVRSLNNYTIKWVLLYGFNMMFNVIAMMRIVKRESISVFYWMCETGALLIFRVHHIYYNVDEFWLAESKLYHVCNIIIDAYIGLSLLAMIYVMCGLELESQYPEDEMENDCKFDPESAKRAAQKDEAELLARNQEEQAHLEQRKLESDREMEELNRKATLKLAQLEEEGSLSSQEIAPTAPEEENLDSSIFLMQDFPGPSAPPESVLSIEPDFYYEINDIVDSGDQQNY
- the LOC6735208 gene encoding 5-hydroxytryptamine receptor 2B isoform X1, coding for MLKTVTTAMAAGDDDVPASILEIELPAILLNESLFIELNGNLTQLVDTTSNLSQIVWNRSENGNGNSNTFDLVDDEQQRAAVEFWLLVKMIAMAVVLGLMILVTIIGNVFVIAAIILERNLQNVANYLVASLAVADLFVACLVMPLGAVYEISNGWILGPELCDIWTSCDVLCCTASILHLVAIAADRYWTVTNIDYNNLRTPRRVFLMIFCVWFAALIVSLAPQFGWKDPDYMKRIEEQHCMVSQDVGYQIFATCCTFYVPLLVILFLYWKIYIIARKRIQRRAQKSFNVTLTETDCDSAVRELKKERGKRRAERKRLEAGERTPVDGDGTGGQLQRRTRKRMRICFGRNTNTANVVAGSEGAVARSMAAIAVDFASLAITREETEFSTSNYDNKSHAGTELTTVSSDADDYRTSNANEIITLSQQVAHATQHHLIASHLNAITPLAQSIAMGGVGCLTTTSPSEKALSGAGTVGGAVAGGSGSGSGEEGAGTEGKNAGVGLGGVLASIANPHQKLAKRRQLLEAKRERKAAQTLAIITGAFVICWLPFFVMALTMSLCKECEIHTAVASLFLWLGYFNSTLNPVIYTIFNPEFRRAFKRILFGRKAAARARSAKI
- the LOC27208866 gene encoding uncharacterized protein LOC27208866, translated to MLALTLVFAMQLLLLISVLLLLPLPGFSRELRQPYRYDRYDGNPGQNQPRNLERN